The Sulfitobacter donghicola DSW-25 = KCTC 12864 = JCM 14565 genome has a segment encoding these proteins:
- a CDS encoding DUF6524 family protein, translating to MGFLLRWVFAFLLLAATFNPTEYNYIQWVRSYGGMNVSISVLAGLVLLIGYIIYLRATLRSIGGFGMVLVLALVGAGLWVLYDLGVLRLQDPSMNVWIGLGALSFVLAIGLSWSIVRRSLSGQADVDDVDA from the coding sequence ATGGGCTTTCTACTGCGCTGGGTCTTCGCGTTTCTCTTGCTGGCAGCAACGTTTAACCCAACCGAGTATAACTATATTCAATGGGTGCGCAGCTACGGCGGCATGAATGTCTCCATTTCCGTGCTTGCTGGTCTGGTTCTACTGATCGGTTACATCATTTACCTTCGCGCAACCCTGCGCAGCATTGGTGGCTTTGGTATGGTGCTGGTTCTGGCCCTTGTTGGCGCTGGCCTTTGGGTGCTTTACGATCTCGGCGTTCTGCGCCTCCAAGACCCTAGCATGAATGTCTGGATCGGCCTCGGCGCGCTCAGCTTTGTTCTGGCGATCGGCCTAAGTTGGAGCATCGTGCGCCGCTCCCTGTCAGGACAGGCCGATGTTGATGATGTCGATGCCTGA
- a CDS encoding nitrile hydratase accessory protein, with amino-acid sequence MTNAPDPVFEAPWHAQVFALTVHLNEEGHFVWADWAQRFGATLKKHGVEKELNGGEDYFVAWLETLEGVLADSSLADPAKVDATKAAWERAYLTTAHGDPVTLDGAVKP; translated from the coding sequence ATGACAAACGCTCCCGATCCTGTCTTTGAGGCGCCATGGCATGCGCAAGTGTTTGCTTTAACTGTTCACCTGAATGAGGAAGGCCATTTTGTTTGGGCAGATTGGGCGCAAAGGTTTGGCGCAACGCTGAAAAAACACGGGGTGGAAAAAGAGTTGAACGGTGGCGAGGATTATTTTGTCGCGTGGTTGGAGACCTTGGAAGGGGTTTTGGCCGATAGCAGCCTTGCCGATCCTGCGAAGGTAGACGCCACGAAAGCGGCATGGGAGCGGGCCTATTTAACCACGGCGCATGGGGATCCTGTCACGTTGGATGGCGCTGTTAAGCCCTGA
- the nthB gene encoding nitrile hydratase subunit beta — protein sequence MSRVHDMGGRFGDGAVVPEPEGEVFHTDWHGRALALTLAAGSLGKWNIDVSRHARECLAPKDYTAFSYYEKWIGGLAALLVDTGVLDRDELAGQTQAQISALAVKKLSADQVAAVLARGGPADRQSDIAQAFQVGDAVVTRRIAENALVSGGHTRLPTYAAGARGTILRYHGTHILPDSNAHGLGEAPEPLYAVVFPASELWQHPEHPKDEVVLDLWQSYLAPV from the coding sequence GTGAGCCGCGTTCACGATATGGGTGGCAGATTTGGGGATGGCGCCGTTGTGCCAGAGCCAGAGGGCGAGGTATTTCACACCGACTGGCATGGACGCGCTTTGGCGCTGACCTTGGCTGCGGGAAGTTTGGGTAAGTGGAACATTGATGTATCCCGCCATGCGCGGGAATGTTTAGCCCCCAAGGATTACACAGCCTTCAGTTACTATGAGAAATGGATCGGTGGGCTGGCGGCACTGCTTGTCGATACGGGCGTTTTGGATCGGGATGAATTGGCAGGCCAAACGCAGGCGCAGATCAGCGCGCTGGCGGTAAAGAAATTGTCGGCGGATCAAGTCGCAGCTGTATTGGCGCGTGGCGGGCCTGCGGATCGCCAAAGTGACATTGCGCAAGCCTTTCAGGTCGGTGATGCGGTCGTTACGCGGCGGATTGCCGAGAACGCTTTGGTGTCAGGAGGGCACACACGTCTGCCAACATATGCGGCAGGCGCGCGGGGAACGATCCTGAGATATCATGGCACTCATATTCTGCCCGATAGCAACGCGCACGGATTGGGCGAGGCACCAGAACCCCTGTATGCGGTTGTTTTCCCAGCATCAGAGCTGTGGCAACATCCTGAGCACCCAAAAGATGAGGTCGTGCTGGACCTATGGCAAAGCTATCTGGCGCCAGTATGA
- the nthA gene encoding nitrile hydratase subunit alpha, whose product MPHDSHDHDHPHALLPPDPALRVKALETILTQKGLIDPAALDEIIDTYENKVGPRNGARVVAKAWREPEFLEELRKDATSVLADLGYYGRQGEHMVVVENTPEVHNIVVCTLCSCYPWPLLGIPPAWYKSDAYRARVVREPRKVLADFGVALEDETAVRVWDSTAEVRYLVIPMRPEGTEGWSEEALADIVSRDSMVGTALAAVQP is encoded by the coding sequence ATGCCCCATGATAGTCACGACCATGATCACCCGCACGCCCTTTTGCCGCCTGACCCTGCTTTGCGGGTTAAAGCACTGGAAACGATCCTAACGCAAAAGGGTTTGATTGATCCGGCCGCGCTGGATGAGATTATCGATACTTATGAAAACAAGGTCGGGCCGCGAAACGGGGCGCGTGTTGTTGCCAAAGCGTGGCGGGAGCCAGAGTTTTTAGAGGAATTGCGAAAGGATGCGACCTCTGTGCTGGCTGATCTGGGGTATTACGGACGGCAGGGCGAACATATGGTTGTCGTCGAAAATACACCCGAGGTGCATAACATCGTCGTTTGTACGCTTTGCAGTTGCTACCCTTGGCCGTTACTGGGGATTCCGCCTGCTTGGTATAAATCGGACGCCTATCGCGCGCGTGTTGTACGCGAACCGCGCAAGGTGTTGGCCGATTTCGGCGTGGCATTGGAAGATGAGACAGCGGTTCGGGTTTGGGATTCGACGGCTGAGGTTCGCTATTTAGTGATTCCCATGCGGCCTGAAGGGACTGAGGGCTGGAGCGAAGAGGCGTTGGCAGACATCGTATCTCGCGACAGCATGGTAGGCACGGCTTTGGCGGCGGTGCAGCCGTGA
- the secG gene encoding preprotein translocase subunit SecG has product MENVVLIIHLILALGLIGVVLLQRSEGGGLGIGGGGGANSGRPPATPMSKVTWILGAAFVVTSITLTIVSAQKSAGVSVLDRLSASPPALNQGEDLTAPALDNLLPPAEGDNAPLVPTLD; this is encoded by the coding sequence ATGGAAAATGTCGTCCTGATCATCCACCTCATTCTTGCGCTTGGCCTGATTGGCGTGGTGCTGCTGCAACGTTCCGAAGGCGGAGGCCTTGGGATCGGCGGCGGCGGTGGCGCAAACTCTGGTCGCCCACCAGCAACCCCGATGAGCAAGGTAACTTGGATCTTGGGCGCTGCATTTGTTGTGACCTCGATCACACTGACCATTGTTTCTGCACAAAAATCCGCTGGCGTTTCGGTTCTGGACCGTCTCAGCGCATCACCCCCGGCTTTGAACCAAGGTGAAGATCTTACTGCACCTGCATTAGACAATCTGCTGCCCCCAGCAGAGGGCGATAACGCGCCGCTGGTTCCAACGCTAGACTAA